The proteins below come from a single Sorghum bicolor cultivar BTx623 chromosome 4, Sorghum_bicolor_NCBIv3, whole genome shotgun sequence genomic window:
- the LOC8082925 gene encoding uncharacterized protein LOC8082925, whose protein sequence is MLAASARRLSAAASSSSSSMRASQLAAARNPQRWMHDRNKKAMELVAKGWSALQEVDRVIDYADRNDKRLIPLLRGAKENFELALEIDNDNTHARYWLGKMHFKYHVPGACKAVGAALLVEAANMGDPDAQYELGCRLRIENDYVQSDQQAFHYIEQAVDQLHPGALYLLGAVYLTGDCVKRDIASALWCFHRASEKGHAGAAVAYGSLLLKGAEIPEVITRFNSGKSPSTGKMRKRTLQQDPIKLAKEQFQIAAEAGCDLGLRWLKRLEDYENQEEKLKQIQH, encoded by the exons ATGCTCGCGGCGTCGGCGCGGCGGCTgtccgccgccgcctcgtcttcgtcttcttccATGCGCGCCAGCCAGCTCGCCGCCGCACGGAACCCACAG AGGTGGATGCACGACAGGAACAAGAAGGCGATGGAGCTGGTGGCCAAGGGATGGAGTGCGCTCCAGGAGGTTGACCGCGTCATCGACTACGCCGACCGCAATGACAAGCGCCTCATCCCGCTTCTAAGG GGTGCTAAGGAAAACTTTGAGCTGGCTTTGGAGATTGATAATGATAATACACATGCGAGGTATTGGCTGGGCAAAATGCATTTCAAGTATCATGTTCCTGGAGCTTGTAAGGCAGT TGGTGCTGCTTTGTTGGTTGAAGCTGCAAATATGGGTGATCCAGATGCACAGTATGAACTTGGATGTCGACTAAGAATTGAG AATGACTATGTTCAGTCAGATCAACAGGCTTTCCATTACATTGAGCAAGCTGTTGATCAG CTGCACCCTGGCGCTTTATATCTTCTTGGTGCTGTATATCTAACTGGAGACTGTGTTAAGAGAGATATAGCTTCCGCGTTGTGGTGTTTTCATAGAGCTTCAGAAAAG GGACATGCTGGTGCTGCTGTCGCATATGGATCCTTGCTTCTTAAAG GTGCTGAAATACCTGAAGTGATTACGAGATTCAACTCAGGCAAGAGTCCATCAACTGGGAAAATGCGGAAAAGGACCCTGCAGCAGGATCCAATAAAGCTAGCGAAAGAGCAGTTTCAAATCGCAGCTGAGGCAGGCTGTGATCTCGGTTTGCGGTGGTTGAAGAGGCTTGAAGATTATGAAAACCAAGAAGAAAAGCTAAAGCAGATCCAGCATTGA
- the LOC8082928 gene encoding F-box/kelch-repeat protein At1g55270 has product MDTRNRAPPLVDSSACFCRVDRSSATAAAAAAARRIPVSKACVQPSLRASIHPLKPRPAAGADRSSRGGQCPLLPGLPDDLAIACLIRVPRADHWKLRLVCRRWCRLLAGNYFYGLRRRLGLAEQWLYAVKRDGGRDGHGGRVSWDVLDPSRGAWRALPPVPREYAEADGFGCAVLGGCHLYLLGGTDPRRGGGGAMRRVVFYSARSNRWHRAPDMLRRRQCFDVCVMGNRLYVAGGESGSGGGLRSAEVFDPVKNRWSFVAEMAAPMAPFVSAVHGGRWYVKGIGAQQQVLSQAYSPEADAWSVVLDGMVTGWRSPSACVDGRLYAADCKDGCRLRAYDEAADAWTTCVDSKQHRGSSQAAEAAAIVALHGRLCIVRDDMSVSAVDVAPGAGNQRWQTLAGKAHTKSFVTGLLANLAGRRRAKNNILHCQVLEA; this is encoded by the exons ATGGACACAAGGAACCGAGCACCTCCGTTG GTTGACAGCTCTGCATGCTTTTGCCGGGTGGACAGATcatccgccaccgccgccgccgcagcggcgGCGAGGCGAATCCCGGTGTCCAAGGCGTGCGTGCAACCGAGCCTCAGGGCGTCCATCCACCCGCTCAAGCCGCGGCCTGCCGCAGGCGCCGACCGGAGCAGCCGCGGAGGGCAGTGCCCGCTGCTCCCGGGCCTTCCGGATGACCTCGCCATTGCCTGTCTCATCCGGGTGCCCAGAGCCGACCACTGGAAGCTGAGGCTGGTGTGCCGGAGGTGGTGCCGCCTGCTCGCCGGCAACTACTTCTACGGCCTCCGCCGTCGGCTCGGGCTCGCGGAGCAGTGGCTGTACGCCGTGAAGCGCGACGGCGGCAGGGACGGGCACGGAGGGCGCGTGTCGTGGGACGTGCTGGACCCGTCGCGCGGCGCGTGGCGCGCGCTGCCGCCCGTGCCGCGCGAGTACGCGGAGGCCGACGGGTTCGGCTGCGCCGTGCTCGGCGGCTGCCACCTGTACCTGCTCGGCGGCACGGACCCGcgcaggggcggcggcggcgccatgcggCGGGTGGTGTTCTACAGCGCCCGGAGCAACCGGTGGCACCGCGCGCCGGACATGCTCCGCCGCCGGCAGTGCTTCGACGTGTGCGTCATGGGCAACCGCCTGTACGTCGCGGGCGGCGagagcggcagcggcggcgggctCAGGTCCGCCGAGGTGTTCGATCCGGTCAAGAACCGGTGGTCCTTCGTGGCTGAGATGGCCGCGCCGATGGCGCCGTTCGTCAGCGCGGTGCACGGCGGGCGGTGGTACGTGAAGGGTATAGGCGCGCAGCAGCAGGTGCTGAGCCAGGCGTACTCCCCGGAGGCCGACGCGTGGTCCGTCGTCCTCGACGGCATGGTCACCGGGTGGCGGAGCCCCAGCGCGTGCGTCGACGGCCGGCTCTACGCTGCCGACTGCAAGGACGGATGCCGGTTGAGGGCCTACGACGAGGCCGCGGACGCGTGGACCACCTGCGTCGACAGCAAGCAGCACCGAGGGAGCTCccaggcggcggaggcggccgcCATTGTCGCCCTCCACGGAAGGCTCTGCATCGTCCGCGACGACATGAGCGTCTCGGCCGTCGACGTCGCGCCCGGGGCAGGAAACCAGCGGTGGCAGACCCTCGCCGGCAAAGCACATACCAAGAGCTTCGTCACGGGCCTGTTGGCCAACCTCGCTGGCCGCAGGCGCGCCAAGAACAACATCCTCCATTGCCAAGTTCTTGAGGCCTAG